In Thermosipho affectus, the sequence CTGCCATCGCAATTTCCTCATTGTTTGCCAATCTATCTTCAATATATAAGCTTATGGCATCTTTTATATTTTCAAAAACTTCCTCATAAGTATCCTCCTGGGTATAACACCCTTGAAGTTCAGGACAATATGCAAAATAGCCATTTTCATCTTTTTCAATCACAACGGTAAATTTATATTTTGGGCGTTTTTCCATAATTTCAAAATTATTATACCATATCCATTCAATCATCTTTCAAGATTCCTCGTCGCTAACGCTCCTCAGAATGACAAAAACGTCCCAACACTCTCTAATCTATCCAACCTCTCCAATCTCGCTAATTTCCTAAACGGGAATATATAGTCATTACAATGACCAAATAGGTACCTATTTGGTCAATATGGTGATAAATATGGTATAATAAATTAGTAAAAACTTAAAGGAGGTGTTGTCTATGGAGTTTTCTTTTGTTCAACGGCAAAATCCATGGTGGAAGGATAAAAATTTAATAGACATAGATATGCACATAAAGAAATTTAAAAGTAGTCAATTCAAACATTTTCCACATTTTATGAAAACTCTTGAAAAATTTAAACCAGGTATCTACATATTAAGAGGGCCAAGACAAATAGGAAAAACTACCGTTTTAAAATTATTAATAAGAAAATTAATCAAATTAGGGAAAAATCCTGTTAGTATTCTATACGTTTCTTTGGATATGGTGGAAGATAATAAAGAGCTGTTAGAATTGTTGTTGAATTACTTCAACTTCATTGAAAGTTTTGGAAACAAAAAGGAAAAAACTACATACATCTTCCTCGACGAAATTTCGAGTGTTAAAGATTGGCAAAAAGCTATAAAACATCTATTTGATACGGGACTATTAGAAAACTCATTTGTTATTTTAACAGGTTCTTCTGCGTATGACCTTAAACGCTCTGCGGAAAGACTCCCTGGAAGAAGGTTGGCTGGTGTTGATATTGCTTATCTTCCTCTTACATTCAAAGAATTTGTAGAGCAAAAAAATAACGTAAAAATACGTTACAATTTTAAGGATCTTTTTCTTCTAAAGGAAAAAGAACTAAAACAATTAGCTCTCCAGCTTTCAATGTACAAAGATGAATTTACTACATATCTAAACAGCGGAGGATTCCCAAAAGTCATAAATGATTATCTTGAAAATTCCTCAATAACAGGAGAAACAATAAACACATACAAAGCCTATCTTTATGGAGATATAGAAAGATTTAATAGATCAAGATTTATAATGAACCAGCTTCTTTATAAATTCCCTCAATTAATAGGGCAAAGATTT encodes:
- a CDS encoding type II toxin-antitoxin system HicB family antitoxin, whose amino-acid sequence is MEKRPKYKFTVVIEKDENGYFAYCPELQGCYTQEDTYEEVFENIKDAISLYIEDRLANNEEIAMAESISLTVVEV
- a CDS encoding ATP-binding protein — protein: MEFSFVQRQNPWWKDKNLIDIDMHIKKFKSSQFKHFPHFMKTLEKFKPGIYILRGPRQIGKTTVLKLLIRKLIKLGKNPVSILYVSLDMVEDNKELLELLLNYFNFIESFGNKKEKTTYIFLDEISSVKDWQKAIKHLFDTGLLENSFVILTGSSAYDLKRSAERLPGRRLAGVDIAYLPLTFKEFVEQKNNVKIRYNFKDLFLLKEKELKQLALQLSMYKDEFTTYLNSGGFPKVINDYLENSSITGETINTYKAYLYGDIERFNRSRFIMNQLLYKFPQLIGQRFSWNSIASEIEGINSKNTVESYMQLLGMNFLIGILFFYDFSKKHIKPKKQKKIYPIDTIITKVIENITGVQIQLPQQIEQTVFLHLLRFSKEFSNGLVLYSGPYFWYSQKGKEIDFLINVNEKIIPIEVKYQNKISHSDFLTMKKTFNSGILITKNTLFKKENIIALPIEIFLLLI